A window from Manis javanica isolate MJ-LG chromosome 10, MJ_LKY, whole genome shotgun sequence encodes these proteins:
- the ARHGAP9 gene encoding rho GTPase-activating protein 9 isoform X4, with the protein MCQGMVFPVSCLDSSSHQQVCSREVRPQPLMSELPVYCNLVDLRRCPRSPPPSPACPPLQRLDAWEQHLDLNSGRCYYINSLTGSKSWKPPRHTRTREMIPGSMQGAQTLNRDNSILQPQAKGSESDTGTPELLGPQGSPGLHQRATQFNPSDQPSALQPPRPLPQVLDDPHEVEKSGPLNVTKIAQGGRKLRKNWGPSWVVLAGNSLVFYREPPPTAPSSVWGPAGSRPESSVDLRGAAVAHGRHLSSRRNVLHIRTVPGHEFLLQSDQETELRAWHRALRAVIERLDRENPLELRLSGSGPAELGELSAEEDEEEEAGPVSKPLLRLGGGSRRGSGRSPEGTEQNRVRNKLKRLIAKRPPLQSLQERGLLRDQVFGCQLESLCQREGDTVPSFVQLCIAAVDKRGLDVDGIYRVSGNLAVVQKLRFLVDRERAVTSDGRYMFPEHPGQEGRLDLDSAEWDDIHVVTGALKLFLRELPQPLVPPLLLPRFRAALALSESEQRLSQIQELIDSMPKPNHDTLWYLLEHLRRVIAHSDKNRMTPHNLGIVFGPTLFRPEQETADPAAHALYPGQLVQLLLTNFDSLFP; encoded by the exons ATGTG CCAGGGTATGGTGTTTCCTGTGTCCTGTCTTGACAGCTCAAGTCACCAGCAAGTCTGCTCTAGAGAG GTAAGACCCCAGCCCCTCATGTCAGAGCTTCCTGTGTACTGCAACCTGGTGGACCTTCGCCGTTGTCCACGGTCCCCACCCCCAAGCCCTGCATGCCCCCCATTGCAGAGGCTGGACGCCTGGGAGCAGCACTTGGATCTCAACTCCGGACGCTGCTACTACATAAATTCGCTGACTGGCTCCAAGTCCTGGAAGCCCCCACGCCACACTCGCACTCGAGAGATG ATCCCTGGATCCATGCAGGGGGCACAGACCCTGAATAGGGACAACAGTATCCTGCAACCTCAGGCAAAGGGCTCAGAATCTGACACAGGGACCCCAGAACTGCTTGGCCCCCAG GGTTCACCGGGCCTCCACCAACGCGCCACCCAGTTCAACCCCTCAGACCAGCCTTCAGCGTTGCAGCCCCCTCGACCTCTGCCACAGGTTCTGGACGATCCCCAC GAGGTAGAAAAGTCGGGCCCGCTCAACGTGACTAAGATCGCCCAGGGGGGTCGCAAGCTCAG GAAGAACTGGGGCCCATCTTGGGTGGTATTAGCAGGTAACAGCCTGGTGTTCTACCGAGAGCCTCCACCGACTGCGCCGTCCTCAGTttgg GGACCAGCGGGTAGCCGACCCGAAAGCAGCGTGGACCTGCGAGGGGCGGCCGTGGCTCACGGCCGCCACCTGTCCAGCCGCCGCAATGTCCTGCAC ATCCGCACGGTCCCTGGTCACGAGTTCCTGTTGCAGTCAGACCAGGAGACCGAGCTGCGAGCCTGGCATCGGGCGCTGCGGGCGGTCATCGAGCGCCTG GATCGGGAGAACCCGCTGGAGCTGCGCCTGTCAGGCTCGGGACCCGCGGAGCTGGGGGAGCTGAGCGCCGAGGAGGACGAGGAAGAGGAGGCGGGGCCGGTGTCCAAGCCACTGCTGCGGCTCGGCGGTGGCAGCCGCCGGGGCTCCG GTCGGAGTCCCGAAGGAACTGAGCAGAACCGCGTGCGGAACAAACTTAAACGACTTATTGCAAAGAGACCGCCCTTGCAAAGCCTGCAGGAGCGGGGTCTGCTGCGAG ACCAGGTGTTCGGCTGCCAGTTGGAATCACTGTGTCAACGGGAAGGGGACACCGTGCCCAGCTTTGTTCAGCTTTGCATTGCTGCTGTGGATAAGAGAG GTCTAGATGTGGATGGCATTTACCGAGTGAGTGGGAATTTGGCAGTGGTCCAGAAGCTTCGCTTTCTAGTAGACAGAG AGCGGGCAGTGACCTCTGATGGGAGGTACATGTTCCCAGAACATCCAGGACAAG AAGGCCGATTAGATTTGGACAGTGCTGAGTGGGACGACATTCACGTGGTCACTGGAGCCCTGAAGCTTTTTCTTAGGGAGCTACCCCAGCCTCTGGTGCCCCCACTGCTGCTTCCCCGTTTTCGTGCTGCCCTTG CACTCTCTGAGTCAGAACAGCGCCTCTCTCAAATACAAGAATTAATTGACTCCATGCCAAAGCCCAACCATGACACTCTGTGGTACCTCCTGGAGCATTTACGCAG GGTGATAGCACACTCCGATAAGAACCGCATGACCCCCCACAACCTGGGAATCGTGTTTGGACCAACCCTATTTCGGCCAGAGCAGGAGACTGCTGACCCGGCAGCCCATGCTCTCTACCCTGGGCAGCTGGTCCAGCTGCTGCTCACCAACTTCGATAGCCTCTTCCCCTGA
- the ARHGAP9 gene encoding rho GTPase-activating protein 9 isoform X6 yields the protein MCQGMVFPVSCLDSSSHQQVCSRERLDAWEQHLDLNSGRCYYINSLTGSKSWKPPRHTRTREMIPGSMQGAQTLNRDNSILQPQAKGSESDTGTPELLGPQGSPGLHQRATQFNPSDQPSALQPPRPLPQVLDDPHEVEKSGPLNVTKIAQGGRKLRKNWGPSWVVLAGNSLVFYREPPPTAPSSVWGPAGSRPESSVDLRGAAVAHGRHLSSRRNVLHIRTVPGHEFLLQSDQETELRAWHRALRAVIERLDRENPLELRLSGSGPAELGELSAEEDEEEEAGPVSKPLLRLGGGSRRGSGRSPEGTEQNRVRNKLKRLIAKRPPLQSLQERGLLRDQVFGCQLESLCQREGDTVPSFVQLCIAAVDKRGLDVDGIYRVSGNLAVVQKLRFLVDRERAVTSDGRYMFPEHPGQEGRLDLDSAEWDDIHVVTGALKLFLRELPQPLVPPLLLPRFRAALALSESEQRLSQIQELIDSMPKPNHDTLWYLLEHLRRVIAHSDKNRMTPHNLGIVFGPTLFRPEQETADPAAHALYPGQLVQLLLTNFDSLFP from the exons ATGTG CCAGGGTATGGTGTTTCCTGTGTCCTGTCTTGACAGCTCAAGTCACCAGCAAGTCTGCTCTAGAGAG AGGCTGGACGCCTGGGAGCAGCACTTGGATCTCAACTCCGGACGCTGCTACTACATAAATTCGCTGACTGGCTCCAAGTCCTGGAAGCCCCCACGCCACACTCGCACTCGAGAGATG ATCCCTGGATCCATGCAGGGGGCACAGACCCTGAATAGGGACAACAGTATCCTGCAACCTCAGGCAAAGGGCTCAGAATCTGACACAGGGACCCCAGAACTGCTTGGCCCCCAG GGTTCACCGGGCCTCCACCAACGCGCCACCCAGTTCAACCCCTCAGACCAGCCTTCAGCGTTGCAGCCCCCTCGACCTCTGCCACAGGTTCTGGACGATCCCCAC GAGGTAGAAAAGTCGGGCCCGCTCAACGTGACTAAGATCGCCCAGGGGGGTCGCAAGCTCAG GAAGAACTGGGGCCCATCTTGGGTGGTATTAGCAGGTAACAGCCTGGTGTTCTACCGAGAGCCTCCACCGACTGCGCCGTCCTCAGTttgg GGACCAGCGGGTAGCCGACCCGAAAGCAGCGTGGACCTGCGAGGGGCGGCCGTGGCTCACGGCCGCCACCTGTCCAGCCGCCGCAATGTCCTGCAC ATCCGCACGGTCCCTGGTCACGAGTTCCTGTTGCAGTCAGACCAGGAGACCGAGCTGCGAGCCTGGCATCGGGCGCTGCGGGCGGTCATCGAGCGCCTG GATCGGGAGAACCCGCTGGAGCTGCGCCTGTCAGGCTCGGGACCCGCGGAGCTGGGGGAGCTGAGCGCCGAGGAGGACGAGGAAGAGGAGGCGGGGCCGGTGTCCAAGCCACTGCTGCGGCTCGGCGGTGGCAGCCGCCGGGGCTCCG GTCGGAGTCCCGAAGGAACTGAGCAGAACCGCGTGCGGAACAAACTTAAACGACTTATTGCAAAGAGACCGCCCTTGCAAAGCCTGCAGGAGCGGGGTCTGCTGCGAG ACCAGGTGTTCGGCTGCCAGTTGGAATCACTGTGTCAACGGGAAGGGGACACCGTGCCCAGCTTTGTTCAGCTTTGCATTGCTGCTGTGGATAAGAGAG GTCTAGATGTGGATGGCATTTACCGAGTGAGTGGGAATTTGGCAGTGGTCCAGAAGCTTCGCTTTCTAGTAGACAGAG AGCGGGCAGTGACCTCTGATGGGAGGTACATGTTCCCAGAACATCCAGGACAAG AAGGCCGATTAGATTTGGACAGTGCTGAGTGGGACGACATTCACGTGGTCACTGGAGCCCTGAAGCTTTTTCTTAGGGAGCTACCCCAGCCTCTGGTGCCCCCACTGCTGCTTCCCCGTTTTCGTGCTGCCCTTG CACTCTCTGAGTCAGAACAGCGCCTCTCTCAAATACAAGAATTAATTGACTCCATGCCAAAGCCCAACCATGACACTCTGTGGTACCTCCTGGAGCATTTACGCAG GGTGATAGCACACTCCGATAAGAACCGCATGACCCCCCACAACCTGGGAATCGTGTTTGGACCAACCCTATTTCGGCCAGAGCAGGAGACTGCTGACCCGGCAGCCCATGCTCTCTACCCTGGGCAGCTGGTCCAGCTGCTGCTCACCAACTTCGATAGCCTCTTCCCCTGA
- the ARHGAP9 gene encoding rho GTPase-activating protein 9 isoform X3: MLSGQWWPSTWGSLGLGLQSPSQGSWLRALYAFTYTGGDGQQVSLAEGDRFLLLQKTNSDWWLARRLGAPSVSPPIFVPAAFMMEESIPSQSPTTTSPSQSLWSHGPKLFPGSLKELHLSQECPGRTQVMSEQPPPLPPKMCRSVNVTNLRPTLLKPFQEGPSGRSFSQEDLLTEASDNVGMVFPVSCLDSSSHQQVCSREVRPQPLMSELPVYCNLVDLRRCPRSPPPSPACPPLQRLDAWEQHLDLNSGRCYYINSLTGSKSWKPPRHTRTREMIPGSMQGAQTLNRDNSILQPQAKGSESDTGTPELLGPQGSPGLHQRATQFNPSDQPSALQPPRPLPQVLDDPHEVEKSGPLNVTKIAQGGRKLRKNWGPSWVVLAGNSLVFYREPPPTAPSSVWGPAGSRPESSVDLRGAAVAHGRHLSSRRNVLHIRTVPGHEFLLQSDQETELRAWHRALRAVIERLDRENPLELRLSGSGPAELGELSAEEDEEEEAGPVSKPLLRLGGGSRRGSGRSPEGTEQNRVRNKLKRLIAKRPPLQSLQERGLLRDQVFGCQLESLCQREGDTVPSFVQLCIAAVDKRGLDVDGIYRVSGNLAVVQKLRFLVDRERAVTSDGRYMFPEHPGQEGRLDLDSAEWDDIHVVTGALKLFLRELPQPLVPPLLLPRFRAALALSESEQRLSQIQELIDSMPKPNHDTLWYLLEHLRRVIAHSDKNRMTPHNLGIVFGPTLFRPEQETADPAAHALYPGQLVQLLLTNFDSLFP; encoded by the exons ATGCTGTCAGGCCAGTGGTGGCCAAGTACCTGGGGGAGCCTAGGGCTGGGACTCCAAAGCCCTTCTCAGGGATCCTGGCTCCGTGCCCTCTATGCCTTCACTTACACTGGAGGAGATGGCCAGCAGGTGTCTCTGGCTGAAGGGGACAGGTTCCTACTGCTTCAGAAGACCAACTCAGACTGGTGGTTAGCAAGGCGCCTGGGAGCACCCTCTGTCTCTCCACCCATCTTTGTCCCAGCTGCCTTCATGATGGAGGAATCCATCCCTTCCCAGAGCCCAACCACCACCAGCCCCAGCCAATCCCTCTGGTCTCATG GGCCAAAGTTGTTTCCTGGCTCCCTGAAGGAGCTGCACCTGTCTCAGGAATGCCCGGGCAGAACCCAGGTTATGTCTGAGcagcctcctcctcttccccccaaAATGTGTAGAAGTGTCAATGTTACCAATTTGAGGCCTACCCTCCTGAAGCCCTTCCAGGAAGGCCCAAGTGGAAGATCTTTCTCCCAGGAAGACTTGCTGACAGAGGCCAGTGACAATGTG GGTATGGTGTTTCCTGTGTCCTGTCTTGACAGCTCAAGTCACCAGCAAGTCTGCTCTAGAGAG GTAAGACCCCAGCCCCTCATGTCAGAGCTTCCTGTGTACTGCAACCTGGTGGACCTTCGCCGTTGTCCACGGTCCCCACCCCCAAGCCCTGCATGCCCCCCATTGCAGAGGCTGGACGCCTGGGAGCAGCACTTGGATCTCAACTCCGGACGCTGCTACTACATAAATTCGCTGACTGGCTCCAAGTCCTGGAAGCCCCCACGCCACACTCGCACTCGAGAGATG ATCCCTGGATCCATGCAGGGGGCACAGACCCTGAATAGGGACAACAGTATCCTGCAACCTCAGGCAAAGGGCTCAGAATCTGACACAGGGACCCCAGAACTGCTTGGCCCCCAG GGTTCACCGGGCCTCCACCAACGCGCCACCCAGTTCAACCCCTCAGACCAGCCTTCAGCGTTGCAGCCCCCTCGACCTCTGCCACAGGTTCTGGACGATCCCCAC GAGGTAGAAAAGTCGGGCCCGCTCAACGTGACTAAGATCGCCCAGGGGGGTCGCAAGCTCAG GAAGAACTGGGGCCCATCTTGGGTGGTATTAGCAGGTAACAGCCTGGTGTTCTACCGAGAGCCTCCACCGACTGCGCCGTCCTCAGTttgg GGACCAGCGGGTAGCCGACCCGAAAGCAGCGTGGACCTGCGAGGGGCGGCCGTGGCTCACGGCCGCCACCTGTCCAGCCGCCGCAATGTCCTGCAC ATCCGCACGGTCCCTGGTCACGAGTTCCTGTTGCAGTCAGACCAGGAGACCGAGCTGCGAGCCTGGCATCGGGCGCTGCGGGCGGTCATCGAGCGCCTG GATCGGGAGAACCCGCTGGAGCTGCGCCTGTCAGGCTCGGGACCCGCGGAGCTGGGGGAGCTGAGCGCCGAGGAGGACGAGGAAGAGGAGGCGGGGCCGGTGTCCAAGCCACTGCTGCGGCTCGGCGGTGGCAGCCGCCGGGGCTCCG GTCGGAGTCCCGAAGGAACTGAGCAGAACCGCGTGCGGAACAAACTTAAACGACTTATTGCAAAGAGACCGCCCTTGCAAAGCCTGCAGGAGCGGGGTCTGCTGCGAG ACCAGGTGTTCGGCTGCCAGTTGGAATCACTGTGTCAACGGGAAGGGGACACCGTGCCCAGCTTTGTTCAGCTTTGCATTGCTGCTGTGGATAAGAGAG GTCTAGATGTGGATGGCATTTACCGAGTGAGTGGGAATTTGGCAGTGGTCCAGAAGCTTCGCTTTCTAGTAGACAGAG AGCGGGCAGTGACCTCTGATGGGAGGTACATGTTCCCAGAACATCCAGGACAAG AAGGCCGATTAGATTTGGACAGTGCTGAGTGGGACGACATTCACGTGGTCACTGGAGCCCTGAAGCTTTTTCTTAGGGAGCTACCCCAGCCTCTGGTGCCCCCACTGCTGCTTCCCCGTTTTCGTGCTGCCCTTG CACTCTCTGAGTCAGAACAGCGCCTCTCTCAAATACAAGAATTAATTGACTCCATGCCAAAGCCCAACCATGACACTCTGTGGTACCTCCTGGAGCATTTACGCAG GGTGATAGCACACTCCGATAAGAACCGCATGACCCCCCACAACCTGGGAATCGTGTTTGGACCAACCCTATTTCGGCCAGAGCAGGAGACTGCTGACCCGGCAGCCCATGCTCTCTACCCTGGGCAGCTGGTCCAGCTGCTGCTCACCAACTTCGATAGCCTCTTCCCCTGA
- the ARHGAP9 gene encoding rho GTPase-activating protein 9 isoform X2 produces MLSGQWWPSTWGSLGLGLQSPSQGSWLRALYAFTYTGGDGQQVSLAEGDRFLLLQKTNSDWWLARRLGAPSVSPPIFVPAAFMMEESIPSQSPTTTSPSQSLWSHGPKLFPGSLKELHLSQECPGRTQVMSEQPPPLPPKMCRSVNVTNLRPTLLKPFQEGPSGRSFSQEDLLTEASDNVGMVFPVSCLDSSSHQQVCSRERLDAWEQHLDLNSGRCYYINSLTGSKSWKPPRHTRTREMIPGSMQGAQTLNRDNSILQPQAKGSESDTGTPELLGPQGSPGLHQRATQFNPSDQPSALQPPRPLPQVLDDPHEVEKSGPLNVTKIAQGGRKLRKNWGPSWVVLAGNSLVFYREPPPTAPSSVWGPAGSRPESSVDLRGAAVAHGRHLSSRRNVLHIRTVPGHEFLLQSDQETELRAWHRALRAVIERLDRENPLELRLSGSGPAELGELSAEEDEEEEAGPVSKPLLRLGGGSRRGSGRSPEGTEQNRVRNKLKRLIAKRPPLQSLQERGLLRDQVFGCQLESLCQREGDTVPSFVQLCIAAVDKRGLDVDGIYRVSGNLAVVQKLRFLVDRERAVTSDGRYMFPEHPGQEGRLDLDSAEWDDIHVVTGALKLFLRELPQPLVPPLLLPRFRAALALSESEQRLSQIQELIDSMPKPNHDTLWYLLEHLRRVIAHSDKNRMTPHNLGIVFGPTLFRPEQETADPAAHALYPGQLVQLLLTNFDSLFP; encoded by the exons ATGCTGTCAGGCCAGTGGTGGCCAAGTACCTGGGGGAGCCTAGGGCTGGGACTCCAAAGCCCTTCTCAGGGATCCTGGCTCCGTGCCCTCTATGCCTTCACTTACACTGGAGGAGATGGCCAGCAGGTGTCTCTGGCTGAAGGGGACAGGTTCCTACTGCTTCAGAAGACCAACTCAGACTGGTGGTTAGCAAGGCGCCTGGGAGCACCCTCTGTCTCTCCACCCATCTTTGTCCCAGCTGCCTTCATGATGGAGGAATCCATCCCTTCCCAGAGCCCAACCACCACCAGCCCCAGCCAATCCCTCTGGTCTCATG GGCCAAAGTTGTTTCCTGGCTCCCTGAAGGAGCTGCACCTGTCTCAGGAATGCCCGGGCAGAACCCAGGTTATGTCTGAGcagcctcctcctcttccccccaaAATGTGTAGAAGTGTCAATGTTACCAATTTGAGGCCTACCCTCCTGAAGCCCTTCCAGGAAGGCCCAAGTGGAAGATCTTTCTCCCAGGAAGACTTGCTGACAGAGGCCAGTGACAATGTG GGTATGGTGTTTCCTGTGTCCTGTCTTGACAGCTCAAGTCACCAGCAAGTCTGCTCTAGAGAG AGGCTGGACGCCTGGGAGCAGCACTTGGATCTCAACTCCGGACGCTGCTACTACATAAATTCGCTGACTGGCTCCAAGTCCTGGAAGCCCCCACGCCACACTCGCACTCGAGAGATG ATCCCTGGATCCATGCAGGGGGCACAGACCCTGAATAGGGACAACAGTATCCTGCAACCTCAGGCAAAGGGCTCAGAATCTGACACAGGGACCCCAGAACTGCTTGGCCCCCAG GGTTCACCGGGCCTCCACCAACGCGCCACCCAGTTCAACCCCTCAGACCAGCCTTCAGCGTTGCAGCCCCCTCGACCTCTGCCACAGGTTCTGGACGATCCCCAC GAGGTAGAAAAGTCGGGCCCGCTCAACGTGACTAAGATCGCCCAGGGGGGTCGCAAGCTCAG GAAGAACTGGGGCCCATCTTGGGTGGTATTAGCAGGTAACAGCCTGGTGTTCTACCGAGAGCCTCCACCGACTGCGCCGTCCTCAGTttgg GGACCAGCGGGTAGCCGACCCGAAAGCAGCGTGGACCTGCGAGGGGCGGCCGTGGCTCACGGCCGCCACCTGTCCAGCCGCCGCAATGTCCTGCAC ATCCGCACGGTCCCTGGTCACGAGTTCCTGTTGCAGTCAGACCAGGAGACCGAGCTGCGAGCCTGGCATCGGGCGCTGCGGGCGGTCATCGAGCGCCTG GATCGGGAGAACCCGCTGGAGCTGCGCCTGTCAGGCTCGGGACCCGCGGAGCTGGGGGAGCTGAGCGCCGAGGAGGACGAGGAAGAGGAGGCGGGGCCGGTGTCCAAGCCACTGCTGCGGCTCGGCGGTGGCAGCCGCCGGGGCTCCG GTCGGAGTCCCGAAGGAACTGAGCAGAACCGCGTGCGGAACAAACTTAAACGACTTATTGCAAAGAGACCGCCCTTGCAAAGCCTGCAGGAGCGGGGTCTGCTGCGAG ACCAGGTGTTCGGCTGCCAGTTGGAATCACTGTGTCAACGGGAAGGGGACACCGTGCCCAGCTTTGTTCAGCTTTGCATTGCTGCTGTGGATAAGAGAG GTCTAGATGTGGATGGCATTTACCGAGTGAGTGGGAATTTGGCAGTGGTCCAGAAGCTTCGCTTTCTAGTAGACAGAG AGCGGGCAGTGACCTCTGATGGGAGGTACATGTTCCCAGAACATCCAGGACAAG AAGGCCGATTAGATTTGGACAGTGCTGAGTGGGACGACATTCACGTGGTCACTGGAGCCCTGAAGCTTTTTCTTAGGGAGCTACCCCAGCCTCTGGTGCCCCCACTGCTGCTTCCCCGTTTTCGTGCTGCCCTTG CACTCTCTGAGTCAGAACAGCGCCTCTCTCAAATACAAGAATTAATTGACTCCATGCCAAAGCCCAACCATGACACTCTGTGGTACCTCCTGGAGCATTTACGCAG GGTGATAGCACACTCCGATAAGAACCGCATGACCCCCCACAACCTGGGAATCGTGTTTGGACCAACCCTATTTCGGCCAGAGCAGGAGACTGCTGACCCGGCAGCCCATGCTCTCTACCCTGGGCAGCTGGTCCAGCTGCTGCTCACCAACTTCGATAGCCTCTTCCCCTGA
- the ARHGAP9 gene encoding rho GTPase-activating protein 9 isoform X1 — protein sequence MLSGQWWPSTWGSLGLGLQSPSQGSWLRALYAFTYTGGDGQQVSLAEGDRFLLLQKTNSDWWLARRLGAPSVSPPIFVPAAFMMEESIPSQSPTTTSPSQSLWSHGPKLFPGSLKELHLSQECPGRTQVMSEQPPPLPPKMCRSVNVTNLRPTLLKPFQEGPSGRSFSQEDLLTEASDNVGMVFPVSCLDSSSHQQVCSREVRPQPLMSELPVYCNLVDLRRCPRSPPPSPACPPLQRLDAWEQHLDLNSGRCYYINSLTGSKSWKPPRHTRTREMIPGSMQGAQTLNRDNSILQPQAKGSESDTGTPELLGPQGSPGLHQRATQFNPSDQPSALQPPRPLPQVLDDPHEVEKSGPLNVTKIAQGGRKLRKNWGPSWVVLAGNSLVFYREPPPTAPSSVWGPAGSRPESSVDLRGAAVAHGRHLSSRRNVLHIRTVPGHEFLLQSDQETELRAWHRALRAVIERLDRENPLELRLSGSGPAELGELSAEEDEEEEAGPVSKPLLRLGGGSRRGSGRSPEGTEQNRVRNKLKRLIAKRPPLQSLQERGLLRGLDVDGIYRVSGNLAVVQKLRFLVDRERAVTSDGRYMFPEHPGQEGRLDLDSAEWDDIHVVTGALKLFLRELPQPLVPPLLLPRFRAALALSESEQRLSQIQELIDSMPKPNHDTLWYLLEHLRRVIAHSDKNRMTPHNLGIVFGPTLFRPEQETADPAAHALYPGQLVQLLLTNFDSLFP from the exons ATGCTGTCAGGCCAGTGGTGGCCAAGTACCTGGGGGAGCCTAGGGCTGGGACTCCAAAGCCCTTCTCAGGGATCCTGGCTCCGTGCCCTCTATGCCTTCACTTACACTGGAGGAGATGGCCAGCAGGTGTCTCTGGCTGAAGGGGACAGGTTCCTACTGCTTCAGAAGACCAACTCAGACTGGTGGTTAGCAAGGCGCCTGGGAGCACCCTCTGTCTCTCCACCCATCTTTGTCCCAGCTGCCTTCATGATGGAGGAATCCATCCCTTCCCAGAGCCCAACCACCACCAGCCCCAGCCAATCCCTCTGGTCTCATG GGCCAAAGTTGTTTCCTGGCTCCCTGAAGGAGCTGCACCTGTCTCAGGAATGCCCGGGCAGAACCCAGGTTATGTCTGAGcagcctcctcctcttccccccaaAATGTGTAGAAGTGTCAATGTTACCAATTTGAGGCCTACCCTCCTGAAGCCCTTCCAGGAAGGCCCAAGTGGAAGATCTTTCTCCCAGGAAGACTTGCTGACAGAGGCCAGTGACAATGTG GGTATGGTGTTTCCTGTGTCCTGTCTTGACAGCTCAAGTCACCAGCAAGTCTGCTCTAGAGAG GTAAGACCCCAGCCCCTCATGTCAGAGCTTCCTGTGTACTGCAACCTGGTGGACCTTCGCCGTTGTCCACGGTCCCCACCCCCAAGCCCTGCATGCCCCCCATTGCAGAGGCTGGACGCCTGGGAGCAGCACTTGGATCTCAACTCCGGACGCTGCTACTACATAAATTCGCTGACTGGCTCCAAGTCCTGGAAGCCCCCACGCCACACTCGCACTCGAGAGATG ATCCCTGGATCCATGCAGGGGGCACAGACCCTGAATAGGGACAACAGTATCCTGCAACCTCAGGCAAAGGGCTCAGAATCTGACACAGGGACCCCAGAACTGCTTGGCCCCCAG GGTTCACCGGGCCTCCACCAACGCGCCACCCAGTTCAACCCCTCAGACCAGCCTTCAGCGTTGCAGCCCCCTCGACCTCTGCCACAGGTTCTGGACGATCCCCAC GAGGTAGAAAAGTCGGGCCCGCTCAACGTGACTAAGATCGCCCAGGGGGGTCGCAAGCTCAG GAAGAACTGGGGCCCATCTTGGGTGGTATTAGCAGGTAACAGCCTGGTGTTCTACCGAGAGCCTCCACCGACTGCGCCGTCCTCAGTttgg GGACCAGCGGGTAGCCGACCCGAAAGCAGCGTGGACCTGCGAGGGGCGGCCGTGGCTCACGGCCGCCACCTGTCCAGCCGCCGCAATGTCCTGCAC ATCCGCACGGTCCCTGGTCACGAGTTCCTGTTGCAGTCAGACCAGGAGACCGAGCTGCGAGCCTGGCATCGGGCGCTGCGGGCGGTCATCGAGCGCCTG GATCGGGAGAACCCGCTGGAGCTGCGCCTGTCAGGCTCGGGACCCGCGGAGCTGGGGGAGCTGAGCGCCGAGGAGGACGAGGAAGAGGAGGCGGGGCCGGTGTCCAAGCCACTGCTGCGGCTCGGCGGTGGCAGCCGCCGGGGCTCCG GTCGGAGTCCCGAAGGAACTGAGCAGAACCGCGTGCGGAACAAACTTAAACGACTTATTGCAAAGAGACCGCCCTTGCAAAGCCTGCAGGAGCGGGGTCTGCTGCGAG GTCTAGATGTGGATGGCATTTACCGAGTGAGTGGGAATTTGGCAGTGGTCCAGAAGCTTCGCTTTCTAGTAGACAGAG AGCGGGCAGTGACCTCTGATGGGAGGTACATGTTCCCAGAACATCCAGGACAAG AAGGCCGATTAGATTTGGACAGTGCTGAGTGGGACGACATTCACGTGGTCACTGGAGCCCTGAAGCTTTTTCTTAGGGAGCTACCCCAGCCTCTGGTGCCCCCACTGCTGCTTCCCCGTTTTCGTGCTGCCCTTG CACTCTCTGAGTCAGAACAGCGCCTCTCTCAAATACAAGAATTAATTGACTCCATGCCAAAGCCCAACCATGACACTCTGTGGTACCTCCTGGAGCATTTACGCAG GGTGATAGCACACTCCGATAAGAACCGCATGACCCCCCACAACCTGGGAATCGTGTTTGGACCAACCCTATTTCGGCCAGAGCAGGAGACTGCTGACCCGGCAGCCCATGCTCTCTACCCTGGGCAGCTGGTCCAGCTGCTGCTCACCAACTTCGATAGCCTCTTCCCCTGA